A single Phragmites australis chromosome 4, lpPhrAust1.1, whole genome shotgun sequence DNA region contains:
- the LOC133915551 gene encoding probable LRR receptor-like serine/threonine-protein kinase At2g16250 codes for MTRARGIWALLLVALVAAAPGVVVAQWNLTSRADLLGLYALRGSLGLRARDWPRRADPCTAWAGVGCRGGRVVSLTLVGLRRTRLGSLTPRFAVDGLRNLTRLEAFNAAGFGLPGSIPAWLGARLAPTFQSLDISACAVSGEIPASALAGLGNLTTLNLAGNQLSGQLPATALAGLTRLRTLNLSGNAFSGALPDAVWSLPGMSVLDVSRTNLTGALPAAGLALPANVQVVDLSGNLFYGGVPDSFRRLFGRVVLANISGNYFYGKLGVNVSFELNCFLDVPGQRSQADCQQFYARRGLPYDGPVMPPAPQPAPSAPARKKKHKNLKYILIGAIGGGLLLIAVVAAIVFCFVCSGRRMSDQRESGAPTAPPEVSDTGVATATGGAQLSALSTNMAKVGDSFAYDQLASVTSGFGEERLIKHGHSGDIYHGVLQDGTAVVVKRITARVARKDAYLSELDLFAKGLHERLVPFMGHCLDKEEEKVLVYRFARNGDLSSALHRKSREEEEGMQSLDWIKRLKIATGVAEALCYLHHECTPPMVHRDVQASSILLDDKFDIRLGSLSEVCPQEGEGHQNVITKLLRFSSTANQGSSGSSSATCSYDVYCFGKVLLELVTGRIGISASNDATTSEWLDNTLRYINIYEKELMSKIIDPTLIIDEDHLEEVWAMAIVAKSCLNPRSSKRPPMKYILKALENPLKVVREDNGSSSARLRATSSRGSWNAAFFGSWRHSSSDIGPSRDDNILKRSETIKSSGGSNGDHSSSRRRQSKEIFPEPSGSRDTED; via the exons ATGACGCGCGCGCGAGGAATCTGGGCGCTGCTGCTCGTTGcgctggtggcggcggcgcccggGGTGGTGGTGGCGCAGTGGAACCTGACGTCGCGGGCGGATCTCCTGGGTCTGTACGCGCTGCGGGGCTCTCTCGGGCTGCGGGCGCGGGACTGGCCGCGCCGAGCGGACCCGTGCACGGCGTGGGCGGGCGTGGGCTGCCGCGGCGGGCGCGTCGTGTCCCTCACCCTCGTCGGGCTGCGACGCACACGTCTGGGGAGCCTGACCCCGCGCTTCGCCGTCGACGGGCTGCGCAACCTCACGCGGCTCGAGGCCTTCAACGCGGCGGGGTTCGGGCTCCCCGGTTCCATCCCAGCTTGGCTCGGCGCAAGGCTCGCACCCACCTTCCAGTCCCTCGACATCTCCGCCTGCGCCGTCTCGGGGGAGATCCCCGCCTCGGCGCTCGCTGGCCTCGGCAACCTCACTACCCTCAACCTCGCGGGGAACCAACTGTCGGGGCAGCTCCCGGCCACCGCGCTCGCGGGGCTCACGCGGCTCAGGACCCTCAACCTCTCGGGCAATGCGTTCTCGGGCGCGCTGCCCGACGCAGTTTGGTCGCTCCCGGGGATGAGCGTTCTCGACGTGTCTCGGACAAACCTCACCGGCGCATTGCCCGCGGCAGGGCTTGCGCTGCCAGCAAATGTGCAGGTGGTGGATCTGTCCGGGAACCTCTTCTATGGCGGCGTGCCGGACTCCTTCCGCCGGCTGTTCGGCCGGGTGGTGCTGGCCAATATCTCTGGGAATTACTTTTACGGCAAGCTAGGTGTGAATGTGTCGTTTGAGTTGAATTGCTTCCTTGACGTTCCGGGACAGCGTAGCCAGGCCGATTGCCAGCAGTTCTATGCCAGGCGTGGGTTGCCGTATGATGGGCCAGTTATGCCACCCGCGCCACAGCCTGCACCCTCCGCAcctgcaaggaagaagaagcacaagaattTGAAGTACATACTGATTGGGGCCATTGGCGGAGGCCTCCTGCTGATAGCTGTGGTTGCAGCCATTGTGTTTTGCTTTGTGTGTTCTGGGAGGAGGATGAGTGATCAGAGGGAAAGTGGGGCTCCAACTGCACCGCCGGAGGTGTCAGATACAGGTGTGGCTACTGCTACTGGTGGCGCACAGCTTTCTGCATTGTCCACGAACATGGCGAAGGTTGGTGATTCATTTGCTTACGACCAACTTGCCAGTGTCACCTCAGGATTTGGGGAGGAGAGGCTTATCAAGCATGGTCACTCAGGTGATATCTACCATGGTGTGCTCCAAGATGGGACTGCCGTGGTGGTGAAGAGGATCACTGCCCGTGTGGCTAGGAAGGATGCATATCTGTCGGAGTTAGATTTGTTTGCGAAGGGATTGCATGAAAGGCTGGTTCCGTTCATGGGGCATTGTCTtgataaagaagaagaaaaggttcTTGTGTATAGGTTTGCTCGAAACGGTGACTTATCAAGTGCACTGCACAGAAAGTcaagggaggaagaggagggcaTGCAATCTTTGGATTGGATAAAGAGGTTGAAAATTGCCACAGGGGTGGCTGAGGCTCTTTGCTATCTGCACCATGAGTGTACTCCACCAATGGTTCACAG GGATGTGCAAGCCAGCAGTATCCTTCTTGATGATAAATTTGACATACGCCTTGGTAGCTTGAGTGAGGTGTGTCCTCAAGAAGGGGAAGGTCACCAAAACGTTATCACAAAGCTGTTGAGATTTTCTTC GACGGCAAATCAAGGTTCTTCGG GTTCTTCATCTGCAACGTGCTCATATGATGTCTATTGCTTTGGCAAAGTTTTACTGGAGCTGGTGACAGGAAGGATTGGCATCAGCGCATCAAACGATGCTACCACAAGTGAATGGCTTGATAACACCCTGCGCTACATCAATATTTATGAGAaggagctcatgagcaagatcATTGATCCAACCCTTATCATTGATGAGGACCATCTGGAGGAAGTCTGGGCAATGGCCATTGTTGCCAAGTCATGCTTGAATCCTAGGTCTTCTAAACGTCCTCCAATGAAGTACATCCTAAAAGCACTAGAGAATCCCTTGAAGGTGGTGAGGGAAGATAACGGCTCTAGCTCGGCCAGGTTGAGAGCAACGTCATCAAGAGGTTCATGGAATGCCGCATTCTTTGGGAGTTGGCGGCATAGCTCGTCTGATATAGGTCCTTCAAGGGATGACAACATTCTGAAACGCTCGGAGACAATAAAATCATCCGGGGGGAGCAATGGAGATCATTCATCATCTCGCAGGAGGCAATCTAAGGAGATCTTCCCCGAGCCATCTGGCTCTCGTGACACGGAGGATTAA
- the LOC133915552 gene encoding phosphatidylinositol transfer protein PDR17-like isoform X3: MLEESLKWRAAYRPEDIRWPDVSVEAETGKMYRASFRDREGRTVVIMKPAKENTSSHEGQIRFLVYILENAILSLPEGQEKMVWLIDFTGWTMANATPIKTARETTNILQNHYPERLAIAFVFNPPKVFEAFYKVVKIFLDPKSIEKVNFVYLKDEESMKMMHKYIDPEVLDIEFGGKNNVVYNHEEYSELMVKDDVKTASFWAADAKTDHVNHVINGTLVPEVTPQSSLIAAKAS; the protein is encoded by the exons ATGTTGGAAGAAAGTCTCAAGTGGAGGGCAGCTTACAGGCCAGAGGATATTCGCTGG CCCGATGTTTCTGTTGAAGCGGAAACAGGTAAAATGTACAGGGCTAGTTTTCGAGATAGAGAAGGGAGAACTGTTGTCATTATGAAACCTGCAAAGGAG AATACATCATCCCATGAAGGGCAGATACGGTTTCTTGTATATATTTTGGAGAATGCGATCCTCAGCCTGCCTGAAGGTCAAGAGAAAATGGTATGGCTGATAGACTTCACAGGATGGACAATGGCAAATGCCACGCCCATAAAGACTGCCAGAGAAACTACAAATATTCTGCAAAATCATTACCCTGAGCGGCTGGCTATTGCATTTGTATTTAATCCCCCAAAAGTATTTGAGGCTTTTTATAAG GTTGTCAAAATTTTCCTTGACCCGAAATCAATCGAGAAGGTGAACTTCGTGTACCTGAAGGATGAGGAAAGCATGAAGATGATGCACAAGTACATTGATCCGGAAGTCCTTGATATAGAGTTTGGGGGGAAGAACAATGTGGTGTACAACCATGAGGAGTACTCTGAGTTGATGGTGAAAGATGACGTCAAAACAGCGAGCTTTTGGGCAGCGGATGCAAAAACTGACCATGTTAACCATGTCATCAATGGGACCTTGGTTCCTGAGGTTACACCGCAGTCGTCGCTGATTGCTGCTAAGGCCAGTTGA
- the LOC133915552 gene encoding phosphatidylinositol transfer protein PDR17-like isoform X2 produces the protein MINELKDALGPLSAHVEKYCSEACLKRYLEARNWNVAKSRKMLEESLKWRAAYRPEDIRWPDVSVEAETGKMYRASFRDREGRTVVIMKPAKENTSSHEGQIRFLVYILENAILSLPEGQEKMVWLIDFTGWTMANATPIKTARETTNILQNHYPERLAIAFVFNPPKVFEAFYKVVKIFLDPKSIEKVNFVYLKDEESMKMMHKYIDPEVLDIEFGGKNNVVYNHEEYSELMVKDDVKTASFWAADAKTDHVNHVINGTLVPEVTPQSSLIAAKAS, from the exons ATG ATCAATGAACTGAAAGATGCACTTGGGCCTTTGTCTGCCCACGTTGAGAAGTACTGCAGTGAAGCATGCTTGAAAAGATATCTAGAAGCCCGTAACTGGAATGTTGCTAAGTCGAGAAAAATGTTGGAAGAAAGTCTCAAGTGGAGGGCAGCTTACAGGCCAGAGGATATTCGCTGG CCCGATGTTTCTGTTGAAGCGGAAACAGGTAAAATGTACAGGGCTAGTTTTCGAGATAGAGAAGGGAGAACTGTTGTCATTATGAAACCTGCAAAGGAG AATACATCATCCCATGAAGGGCAGATACGGTTTCTTGTATATATTTTGGAGAATGCGATCCTCAGCCTGCCTGAAGGTCAAGAGAAAATGGTATGGCTGATAGACTTCACAGGATGGACAATGGCAAATGCCACGCCCATAAAGACTGCCAGAGAAACTACAAATATTCTGCAAAATCATTACCCTGAGCGGCTGGCTATTGCATTTGTATTTAATCCCCCAAAAGTATTTGAGGCTTTTTATAAG GTTGTCAAAATTTTCCTTGACCCGAAATCAATCGAGAAGGTGAACTTCGTGTACCTGAAGGATGAGGAAAGCATGAAGATGATGCACAAGTACATTGATCCGGAAGTCCTTGATATAGAGTTTGGGGGGAAGAACAATGTGGTGTACAACCATGAGGAGTACTCTGAGTTGATGGTGAAAGATGACGTCAAAACAGCGAGCTTTTGGGCAGCGGATGCAAAAACTGACCATGTTAACCATGTCATCAATGGGACCTTGGTTCCTGAGGTTACACCGCAGTCGTCGCTGATTGCTGCTAAGGCCAGTTGA
- the LOC133915552 gene encoding phosphatidylinositol transfer protein PDR17-like isoform X1: MFRRKHTSHFNSNDADQREAKINELKDALGPLSAHVEKYCSEACLKRYLEARNWNVAKSRKMLEESLKWRAAYRPEDIRWPDVSVEAETGKMYRASFRDREGRTVVIMKPAKENTSSHEGQIRFLVYILENAILSLPEGQEKMVWLIDFTGWTMANATPIKTARETTNILQNHYPERLAIAFVFNPPKVFEAFYKVVKIFLDPKSIEKVNFVYLKDEESMKMMHKYIDPEVLDIEFGGKNNVVYNHEEYSELMVKDDVKTASFWAADAKTDHVNHVINGTLVPEVTPQSSLIAAKAS; this comes from the exons ATGTTTAGGAGAAAACATACCTCTCATTTCAATTCTAATGATGCTGATCAGCGAGAAGCAAAG ATCAATGAACTGAAAGATGCACTTGGGCCTTTGTCTGCCCACGTTGAGAAGTACTGCAGTGAAGCATGCTTGAAAAGATATCTAGAAGCCCGTAACTGGAATGTTGCTAAGTCGAGAAAAATGTTGGAAGAAAGTCTCAAGTGGAGGGCAGCTTACAGGCCAGAGGATATTCGCTGG CCCGATGTTTCTGTTGAAGCGGAAACAGGTAAAATGTACAGGGCTAGTTTTCGAGATAGAGAAGGGAGAACTGTTGTCATTATGAAACCTGCAAAGGAG AATACATCATCCCATGAAGGGCAGATACGGTTTCTTGTATATATTTTGGAGAATGCGATCCTCAGCCTGCCTGAAGGTCAAGAGAAAATGGTATGGCTGATAGACTTCACAGGATGGACAATGGCAAATGCCACGCCCATAAAGACTGCCAGAGAAACTACAAATATTCTGCAAAATCATTACCCTGAGCGGCTGGCTATTGCATTTGTATTTAATCCCCCAAAAGTATTTGAGGCTTTTTATAAG GTTGTCAAAATTTTCCTTGACCCGAAATCAATCGAGAAGGTGAACTTCGTGTACCTGAAGGATGAGGAAAGCATGAAGATGATGCACAAGTACATTGATCCGGAAGTCCTTGATATAGAGTTTGGGGGGAAGAACAATGTGGTGTACAACCATGAGGAGTACTCTGAGTTGATGGTGAAAGATGACGTCAAAACAGCGAGCTTTTGGGCAGCGGATGCAAAAACTGACCATGTTAACCATGTCATCAATGGGACCTTGGTTCCTGAGGTTACACCGCAGTCGTCGCTGATTGCTGCTAAGGCCAGTTGA